A window of Syntrophobacterales bacterium genomic DNA:
CGCCTTTTTCCAGGGCGGCTCGGAATTCGCCGAGTTCCTCATCGACTTTCTTCAGCACCCCGGCGGTGTTGTCCCAATCGAATCCGACCGTTGAGGCCCGGGCGGTGATCTGCTGGGCCTTTGTCAGCGTGGGAAGGGAGCGGGAGACGTCGGCGAACAGACGGGCATTGCCGGTTTCCTTGTGTTCGACCTCCTTTTTGATTCGCTCCCAGTTAGCGCGGACCTCCTCGACATTCTTAACCTTGACGTCGCCGAAGACATGGGGATGGCGGCGGATCATCTTCTCGGTGAGCGCCTGCATAACGTCGGCAATGGAGAATTCTCCCGCCTCCTCGGCCATCCGGGCGAGGAAGAGGATCTGAAAAAGAAGGTCTCCGAGCTCTTCCATGAGCGCCGGCGGCGAGCCGCCTTCAATGGCCTCGACGACCTCATAGGACTCCTCGAGGAGGTAACGGGCGATATCAGCCTGCTTGCGGGATTGGTCCCAGGGGCAGCCGTCGGGAGAGCGCAACCGGACGACCAGAGCGAGCAGTTCCCGGAATTTATCTTCGACCTGGGTGTTGGCTGGTTTCATAGGAAAATGCGTGCATAAATCATTAAGTTATAGGGGTTTCTCTTCAGGGAGCCACTGCGGACGCGACTGAAGGCCGTCCCTCCATTTTAATCCATTTTTGTGAGGTAAATTGCTCATTTGGGAAGGGCGCGTCCGAGGAGTTCCACGATGTGCAGGACAGGCTGTTTCAAACCCATCTCCCGGACGCCCCAGGCGAGTTGGAGATGGCACCCGGGGTTACCCGTGACGAGAACGTCGGCGTCGGTGGCCCGCACATTGTTTAGCTTCCTTTCGAGAAGCTTGCGGCTGGTCTCGATCTCCTTGAGGGCGAAGGAACCCGCCATCCCGCAGCACCAGTTAGACTCCTTCATCTCCCGGAGCTCAACGCCGGGGATCTGCCGGA
This region includes:
- the mazG gene encoding nucleoside triphosphate pyrophosphohydrolase, which encodes MKPANTQVEDKFRELLALVVRLRSPDGCPWDQSRKQADIARYLLEESYEVVEAIEGGSPPALMEELGDLLFQILFLARMAEEAGEFSIADVMQALTEKMIRRHPHVFGDVKVKNVEEVRANWERIKKEVEHKETGNARLFADVSRSLPTLTKAQQITARASTVGFDWDNTAGVLKKVDEELGEFRAALEKGAQGAMHDEAGDLLFTLVNLCRFVRVDAEAALRSSLGKFNHRFAHIEKVLASQGKTPADSSLVEMERLWNEAKNNSAGKP